In Erigeron canadensis isolate Cc75 chromosome 8, C_canadensis_v1, whole genome shotgun sequence, the DNA window AGAATTCATAACAAATTAATTAGCTAGGTTACATACACCTTATATAAGCAGAAAAAAGAAACTCGATCGCTTTAttgtataaatattaattacagTACGTACGTACGTAATTAGTAGCGAGTAATTAAAGTACGTAATGTATCCACAGAAACaatatacagtatataattaGAGTACGTACGTCTTCCTAGCTACTCTTCCACAACCCGGCCTATAGCTAGATCGATATATTAATTTCATTGGTGAAAAACGGTGACATGAAATTCAAGAATGGCATCACCATTTGTAGCATTAAAGAAATTAACGTTAGCGATAATAAACCCATTTGCCATCCTAAACCTGCCCCGGCCACCAACTATGGAAAGCTCTTTCGTTTCGATCACCATAAGATCTCTTGAAAACAGGCATATGGAACTCCCATTGAACTCCCCACTCGTAAACTCCAAATCGGCATTGAACAGCAAGGTCCACTCCGCTGGTACTTGACGACTTACTGAAGCGTAAAACCCACGTCCAGTACCAATAACCTCTGAATTTAGGTCGGGTCCCACCGTGAGCAGGTCATCAAACACGTAAACTGCTCCAAACGGGCCTACGTTGCCTTCTTGGACAACTACTCCTTTTGGTGCTGCCACGAGGACGGACGAAGGGTTGTTGCCTGAAATGATGTCGTGCATGAAGAAATGGAGATTGGTTTTTTTATGGGTAAGTGGAACAGGAACTGTGTGGCTCTTGGAGTAAT includes these proteins:
- the LOC122610856 gene encoding dirigent protein 4-like, with the protein product MKIILVIFACLLLLLSSCSPAAVKGKYYSKSHTVPVPLTHKKTNLHFFMHDIISGNNPSSVLVAAPKGVVVQEGNVGPFGAVYVFDDLLTVGPDLNSEVIGTGRGFYASVSRQVPAEWTLLFNADLEFTSGEFNGSSICLFSRDLMVIETKELSIVGGRGRFRMANGFIIANVNFFNATNGDAILEFHVTVFHQ